In one Rutidosis leptorrhynchoides isolate AG116_Rl617_1_P2 chromosome 8, CSIRO_AGI_Rlap_v1, whole genome shotgun sequence genomic region, the following are encoded:
- the LOC139862435 gene encoding L-type lectin-domain containing receptor kinase IX.1-like yields the protein MAISIIHMTTFFLLVSIRFAAPVSFNLQTINTRNQNLDILTLGDVANISDKGIQVTPDGTFIGGRAIYKSLLHLWDNTSGELASFSTNFTFVIDSNGSESYADGLTFFLAENNYMITEGGAMGLPINIATIQAAKRFVAVEFDTFWDSGWDPFVSDNISMGDHVGISISSLTSVRSQKWLSNVTGGRECQALIDYDSTSNNLSVSITGYQNNTVEHQDGLFYTVDLRKELPEWVIFGFSASTGGFSETHTVKSWTFNSSNLHVDDVNNGKPPAPGPKPPKGGNKMGLIIGLSVVTIVLMVVIACVFCWIKKKKKKWCKEDHADEISFDVEMNNQFEMGTGPKKFSYSELARSTSDFAENEKLGEGGFGGVYRGFLRDSSTYVAVKRVSKSSNQGIKEYASEVNIISRLRHRNLVQLIGWCHQKGELLLVYEYMENGSLDSHLFKEKSLLKWDTRYKIANGLASALFYLHEEWEQCVLHRDIKSSNVMLDSHFNTKLGDFGLAKMVDHEKGSHTTMLAGTIGYLAPECVVTGKASKESDVYSFGVVALEIACGRKACVLYNEPENQIRLVEWVWDLYGTGTLLQAVDPRLGSDFEEEEIKCLMIVGLWCVHPDPELRPSVRQLIQVLKFEASQPILPSKMPVASYSTPPISSYVNSILESQ from the exons ATGGCAATCTCAATTATCCATATGACCACTTTCTTTCTTCTTGTTTCAATCCGTTTTGCAGCCCCAGTTTCATTCAATCTGCAAACAATCAATACACGTAATCAGAATCTAGATATACTTACTCTAGGTGACGTTGCTAATATTTCAGACAAAGGGATCCAAGTGACCCCAGATGGAACGTTTATAGGAGGACGAGCGATTTACAAGAGCCTGTTACATCTTTGGGACAACACTTCAGGAGAGCTAGCAAGTTTTTCAACGAATTTCACCTTTGTGATTGATTCAAACGGGAGTGAATCATACGCTGATGGCCTCACGTTCTTTCTTGCAGAGAATAATTATATGATCACTGAAGGTGGGGCCATGGGGCTTCCCATTAATATTGCCACCATTCAGGCGGCGAAACGATTTGTGGCGGTTGAGTTTGATACTTTTTGGGACAGTGGTTGGGATCCATTTGTTTCTGACAACATTTCAATGGGTGATCATGTGGGAATTAGCATTAGCTCTCTTACCTCTGTTAGATCCCAAAAATGGTTAAGTAATGTAACTGGAGGGAGAGAGTGTCAAGCTTTGATTGATTATGATTCTACTTCGAACAATCTTAGTGTTTCTATCACCGGTTATCAGAATAATACGGTTGAACATCAAGATGGACTTTTTTACACAGTTGATCTAAGGAAAGAGTTGCCCGAATGGGTGATTTTTGGATTTTCAGCATCGACCGGAGGTTTTTCAGAGACACATACCGTTAAATCTTGGACTTTCAATAGTTCAAATTTACATGTTGATGATGTAAACAATGGGAAGCCACCGGCACCGGGTCCAAAGCCACCG AAAGGTGGCAACAAGATGGGATTAATAATTGGACTATCGGTGGTGACGATCGTTTTAATGGTTGTCATTGCATGCGTTTTTTGTtggataaagaagaagaagaagaagtggtGTAAGGAAGACCATGCAGACGAAATTTCATTTGATGTTGAGATGAACAATCAGTTCGAGATGGGCACGGGGCCTAAAAAATTCTCATATAGTGAATTAGCCCGCTCGACTAGTGACTTTGCGGAGAATGAGAAGCTTGGAGAAGGAGGTTTCGGTGGGGTTTACAGAGGTTTCTTGAGAGATTCAAGCACGTACGTAGCAGTTAAAAGGGTTTCAAAAAGTTCCAACCAAGGGATCAAGGAGTACGCATCAGAGGTCAACATCATTAGCCGATTGAGACATAGAAATCTTGTCCAGTTGATAGGATGGTGTCACCAGAAAGGTGAACTTCTACTTGTGTACGAATATATGGAAAATGGAAGCTTAGATTCACATCTTTTCAAGGAAAAAAGCTTGTTGAAATGGGACACACGGTACAAAATTGCTAATGGTCTAGCTTCTGCCTTGTTTTATCTACATGAAGAATGGGAGCAATGTGTTTTGCATAGAGATATCAAATCTAGTAATGTGATGTTAGATTCACATTTCAATACTAagcttggtgattttgggttggctAAGATGGTTGACCACGAGAAAGGCTCACATACAACTATGTTGGCTGGAACCATAGGCTACTTGGCTCCTGAATGTGTAGTGACCGGTAAGGCAAGCAAAGAATCGGATGTTTATAGCTTTGGAGTTGTTGCATTGGAAATAGCGTGTGGACGAAAGGCTTGTGTACTTTACAATGAACCAGAAAACCAAATACGGTTAGTAGAATGGGTTTGGGATCTTTATGGAACTGGGACACTTTTACAAGCAGTCGATCCACGTTTAGGGTCAGATTTTGAAGAGGAAGAAATCAAATGTTTAATGATTGTTGGGTTATGGTGTGTGCACCCTGACCCAGAACTTCGACCTTCCGTGAGACAACTAATTCAAGTGCTCAAGTTTGAAGCCTCCCAGCCTATACTCCCCTCAAAGATGCCAGTGGCATCTTATTCAACGCCTCCCATTTCATCATATGTTAATTCGATCCTCGAAAGTCAATAA